The window CAGAGGACTTCGTTTTCGCTGACGCGGACGGTGATGTTGCCGTCGTTGGCCGCCGCGAATTGACGGTTGTAGATGCGGCGACCGATGTCGCACATGTCTTGTTTGATCTTATGGATGTTTTGCATGACAAGTGGTCCAAGTCAGGAAAGGGAGGTCGAGAGATGGGAGATGAATCGGAACGGGAGGAGCGTTCCGAGTTGAGTTTTGTTGGTCACGAGGTTTGAACCTCGCAGTGGTCAAGGATGGCAACGATGGAAGCATCCGTCGGTTTGACTTCGGGACGAAACGGAGCGGCGGATTCAGGCCCTTCGGCCAGAGCGACCCAGTCGCCGTTTCTGCTGCCAACCAGATCCCAAGCGACGATGGTGTCACCACCGATCGGTTTGGCATCGTCCTGGTTGACTTGAATTTGATCCGCGGACTCCACGACTTCGACACAGCGAAGTTTGTAGCCCTTCATCGAAGGATGCATTCGCGAAAGCGTCACGGTTCCAATCACACGAGCGATCTTCATCAAGTTGCCTCCTGCGACGTGGAAGATGTGCTGAGCTGAGCGATGCTGGTTGCCGCATTCACCAACGCAACGAGGTTGAACCGCTGCATGTCGAGGACAAATGTGTCGGCGTCAATTTCCGATGCGAATCGCGGGATGTCTTCGAGACGAGTGATCAACACCGCTCGTGCACCCGACTGGATGCGACCGAGCAACGCGGTCGCGGGATGTTTCGTGACGATGACGGAGCGGTGAGCCCGTGGGCAATGATCGACGCCGCGAAGCGCAAGCTGTCGAGCCAGCGCGTCGCGAATGGATTTGGAGGAGGTGTCGGTGTGCAGTTGAATGAATCGTTTGCCGGAATTGCTCGCCGGTTTGATGGCAGCGGCGGACGTGCTTTCGGCTCCGGCCAGGGAAATGCCACGGGCTCGCATTTCGTCGCGTGCGGCGGGCGTCACGATGCCTCCGGACAACTGAACCTGGGTGACTCCCGAGGGAATGCCGCGAATCACGTCGACGCTGATGACTTTGTCGCTCAGGACGTGAGCTGAAGGGGCATGCGTGGCTGGTTTGGACGTCGAACCGTTGGTGTTGGTTTGGTCTCGCAACCGGCGCAACACCTGCTCCACGATCGACGCGATGTCGACGTTGGTTGGCGTAGCGGTTTGGGTTGCGGGAGAGTTCATTGTTTTGGTTGGTCGGCGGGTTCGGCAGAATTCGGTTGTTGAGTTGGGGTTGGAATCACAGGCTGGAAGCCCATGCCACTTCACAGACTGGAAGCCTATACCACTCCTATTTCTTCTTGTTCTTTTTCTTCTTCGCAGGTTCGTCGATCAGGCCTTGGACGCTCCATCGAGCGGGGCAGGTTTCGAAACCGGTCATCTCGCGGATGGGGCCGGTTTCGCTGGTCAGCATCACACGATCACCAACCCGGCACCCGAGTTCGTCCAACACGAGCAACGGTGCTCCGTCTGGTTTCTCGCCAACGCCGGTAGGTTGAACGAGGACGAGACGTCGGCCTTGCAGTGATTCGTGTTTGACGGTCGCGCGGGTGTGACCGATGACGCGTGCGGGTTGCATTCTCAGACCACTCGCAGTTCGTCGATCATGCTGCAGCGTCGTTCGCGAGTGAACGTGTCAGGTGTCGTGACGCCTTCGCCGGTTGGACCCGCGATGGAGAACGACAGGTATCCTTCGCCGCCCAGTCCCAATGCGGCCATGCAAGGTCCGTTCTTGACGTACAAGGTGGTGTCGAGTTCCTTGCCCATCTTGGTCATGTTGTGAACGTTGCGCGAGTGAATGATCGCGGTGTGGCGGAAGCCGTGTTCGTAGTGCTTGGCCATCGCGATGGCGTGATCCACGTCGCGGGCTCGGACGAAGGGGATGAACGGCATCATTTGTTCGACACTGACGAAGGGATGATGCTCGTCCGTTTCACCGAAGATCAATTCGCACGATTCGGGAACCTTCACACCCGCAGCAGCGGCCAACACGGAAGCGTCTTTGCCAATGAAATCTTTCGCGGCGGCGTCGTGGTTGTCGTCACCGACTTGGGTGATCGCGACCGAAGTCAGCTTTGCGATTTGGGCTTGGTCGAGCTGAACGGCTCCGGCACGTCGCATCGCGGCCATCATGTCGTCGAAGACCGAATCGACGACGAAGACTTCTTTCTCAGCGATGCACAACAAGTTGTTGTCGTACGCACCGCCTTGGATGATGCAGCGAGCCGCGTTGTCGAGGTCAGCGGTTTCGTCGACGACAACGGGTGGGTTGCCCGGGCCAGCAACAATGGCTCGTTTGCCACTGTTCAGAGCGGCACGGCCAACGGCGGGGCCACCGGTGACACAGATCAATGCGACGTCGCGGTGGCCGAACAGTTCAGCCGCACTTTCGAGCGTTGGTTCAGCGATCACGCAGATCAGGTTGTCGATGCCGACTTCGCGAGCGATTTCTTCGTTGAAGCGACGGACACCTTCGGCGGCAACCAAGCGACCTGATGGGTGAGGGTTGACGACGACGGCGTTTCCGCCAGCGATCATGCTGACGGCGTTGCCGGTGATCGTTGGCAGGCTGTGCGTGACCGGGGTGATTGCCGCGATCACGCCAAACGGGGCTCGCTCGATGATGGCCAGGCCATGGTCACCGGAGAAGGCTTTCGTTTGCAAAAACTCGGTGCCCGGCGACAGTTCGCCGAGGGCTCGCAGTTTTTCGATCTTGTGTTCGGGACGACCGATTCCGGTTTCTCGCATTTCCATCAGCCCGAGCTCTTCGCAGTTCTCGATGCTGATCTTGCGAATGATGTCGATCACACGTTTGCGATCTTCCATCGGACGCTGGCGAAGTTGTTCGAACGCACGACGAGCCGCGGCGACCGCATCGGAAGCGTTGCCGAAGATGCCGTGGCTGCCTTCAAAGGCGTTCGCCGGATCTGGCATGCTGGGCATCGGTCCGACTTCCGCGAGCACTTGAGCGACCACGCTGCGAATGGTGTTTTCGTCGAGTTGCATGATGAGAGATGAATGAGGGGTGATGGATTGGATGGGGAAAGCGATCGCACGGGCTAGGTGCTGACTTTCACCTCTTTGGCATCCACGTGAACGGAATCGACCAAGCCGATGACGACCGCGTCGATGGGAAGTGTTTTGGTTTCGGGAGTCAGGCGAGCACTGCTTCCTTGGCACACCAGCACCAACTCACCTTCGCCAGCGCCCAACGTGTCGACCGCGATGAAAGTGCGTCCCGTTGAGGAAAGCTTTGCACGCGTTTTCTCATCAAGCCGGTATGGCTCGACAATCAACAGTTTGTGACCGGTCATGGATGCAACCTTTTGGGTGCAAACGACCGATCCGGTGACGCGGGCTAGGAACATGGAAGTGGTGGGTTGAGGTGATGTGTTGGGGAGATCGACGCCAGGTGGAACCTGGCCTACAGTGCTACTGGGCGGCGAGAGCACGGAGGCTTCGCTTGGCCACGATCCATTCTTCGTTGGTGGGCAAAACCAAAATTTGAGTTTTGCTGGACTCGGTGTGCAGGCTTCCTTCGCCACGCATGCCGTCATTCTTGGAGGCATCCAGTTCGATGCCAAAACCTTCCAGGCCCGCACAAACGGCGGCCCGGACAACGTCGCTGTTTTCACCAATTCCTCCGGTGAACACGATCGCGTCCAAACGACCCAGCGCGACCATCATTCCGCCGAGGTGTCGGCGAATCTCTTCGGTGTAAACACCGAGAGCCAATTTCGCGTCGGCGTTGCCTTCGGAAGCGGCCGACTCGATGTCACGCAAATCCGCCATGCCTCCGGACAAACCTTTCAGTCCACCTTGGCTGGCGAGCGTCTTCAGGACTTCCTCGAGCGATTGGCTGGTCCGCTCCATGATCAACGGGATCGCGAAAGCGTCGAAGTCGCCCACTCGGTTGTTCTGCGGGACGCCGGTTTGAGGTGTCATGCCCATCGTGGTCATGATGCTCTTGCCGGAATCGATCGCGGTCAGCGAGCTGCTTCCGCCCAAGTGACACGAGATGATCTTGGCGTCGTCGCGACCCAAGACTTCCGCGGCACGTTCGGCAATGAAGCGGTGGCTG of the Rhodopirellula baltica SH 1 genome contains:
- a CDS encoding EutN/CcmL family microcompartment protein; the protein is MQPARVIGHTRATVKHESLQGRRLVLVQPTGVGEKPDGAPLLVLDELGCRVGDRVMLTSETGPIREMTGFETCPARWSVQGLIDEPAKKKKNKKK
- a CDS encoding EutN/CcmL family microcompartment protein, which produces MKIARVIGTVTLSRMHPSMKGYKLRCVEVVESADQIQVNQDDAKPIGGDTIVAWDLVGSRNGDWVALAEGPESAAPFRPEVKPTDASIVAILDHCEVQTS
- a CDS encoding EutN/CcmL family microcompartment protein gives rise to the protein MFLARVTGSVVCTQKVASMTGHKLLIVEPYRLDEKTRAKLSSTGRTFIAVDTLGAGEGELVLVCQGSSARLTPETKTLPIDAVVIGLVDSVHVDAKEVKVST
- a CDS encoding aldehyde dehydrogenase family protein: MQLDENTIRSVVAQVLAEVGPMPSMPDPANAFEGSHGIFGNASDAVAAARRAFEQLRQRPMEDRKRVIDIIRKISIENCEELGLMEMRETGIGRPEHKIEKLRALGELSPGTEFLQTKAFSGDHGLAIIERAPFGVIAAITPVTHSLPTITGNAVSMIAGGNAVVVNPHPSGRLVAAEGVRRFNEEIAREVGIDNLICVIAEPTLESAAELFGHRDVALICVTGGPAVGRAALNSGKRAIVAGPGNPPVVVDETADLDNAARCIIQGGAYDNNLLCIAEKEVFVVDSVFDDMMAAMRRAGAVQLDQAQIAKLTSVAITQVGDDNHDAAAKDFIGKDASVLAAAAGVKVPESCELIFGETDEHHPFVSVEQMMPFIPFVRARDVDHAIAMAKHYEHGFRHTAIIHSRNVHNMTKMGKELDTTLYVKNGPCMAALGLGGEGYLSFSIAGPTGEGVTTPDTFTRERRCSMIDELRVV
- a CDS encoding acetate/propionate family kinase, with amino-acid sequence MLILVANLGSTSFKYKLLDMSGDFESANASPDSRVLARGAVDRIGEPISQCEVIVTQSHQGETFREETQMPVPDHGVAVQACLDQLTHPENGCLTEANEVAAIGFKAVHGGRKSGTFVVDDEVLEAMDEMSAAAPAHNPPYIAAMKLLRQRFPELPLVAAFETEFHDTISPERRTYAIPAEWTREMQIQKWGFHGSSHRFIAERAAEVLGRDDAKIISCHLGGSSSLTAIDSGKSIMTTMGMTPQTGVPQNNRVGDFDAFAIPLIMERTSQSLEEVLKTLASQGGLKGLSGGMADLRDIESAASEGNADAKLALGVYTEEIRRHLGGMMVALGRLDAIVFTGGIGENSDVVRAAVCAGLEGFGIELDASKNDGMRGEGSLHTESSKTQILVLPTNEEWIVAKRSLRALAAQ